In a single window of the Caulobacter soli genome:
- a CDS encoding immunity protein Imm33 domain-containing protein: MRILLDRFYDLHRRLWGRYSLDDPRPIALAAPYTFPLPSEAEGQALTPGELVKLMFRSDPPGRKWDAERMWVKVTEVSPDGLVGVLDNDPYDMPQLRAGARIAFQAHHVIDIEWGDAAKGAMFVAPQRQIWDRCMVDRCVIEEGVAVSYVYRETPDLDQEDDKFPDSGWRVRGDWRGLTDDEIDAREVDYVAIGVVLNKDDSWLHLLHEPVGSAFIRDFETDLFVREEDRPEG, encoded by the coding sequence ATGCGCATCCTTCTTGATCGGTTCTATGATTTGCACCGACGGCTTTGGGGCCGCTACAGCCTCGATGATCCGCGCCCTATCGCGCTCGCGGCCCCCTACACGTTCCCCCTGCCATCCGAGGCCGAGGGGCAAGCCTTAACACCTGGCGAACTGGTCAAGCTGATGTTCCGCAGCGACCCACCTGGCCGCAAGTGGGACGCGGAGCGGATGTGGGTGAAGGTGACCGAGGTGTCGCCGGATGGCCTGGTCGGCGTGTTGGACAACGATCCGTACGACATGCCGCAACTGAGGGCCGGCGCCCGTATCGCTTTTCAAGCCCATCATGTGATCGATATCGAGTGGGGCGACGCGGCCAAGGGCGCGATGTTTGTCGCGCCGCAAAGGCAGATATGGGACCGCTGCATGGTCGATCGCTGTGTGATCGAAGAAGGCGTCGCGGTATCCTACGTCTATCGCGAGACGCCTGACCTAGATCAGGAAGACGACAAGTTTCCGGATAGCGGTTGGCGAGTGCGCGGTGACTGGCGAGGCCTCACTGACGATGAGATCGACGCGCGCGAAGTCGACTACGTGGCCATCGGCGTTGTCCTGAACAAGGACGATAGCTGGCTGCACCTGTTGCATGAACCGGTTGGCTCTGCGTTCATCCGCGACTTCGAGACGGACCTTTTCGTTCGGGAAGAGGATAGGCCCGAAGGCTGA
- a CDS encoding DUF6602 domain-containing protein codes for MANKVGKIDLPGLFEAERKRLINAVSQGDILHKTNNLREAGARLEAEFRDFLGSRVPPRFQVQAGYLFDAQSTCTPQIDAIVIDGDQAHEVMRSEGAVYVPYPSGVVVVEIKNSAGAIKSSLGQLSKTLTAIKAMQKLGAAALQAAGRRGRAVAPSAVITVGDKVAAISKPDLAGGPLSVLVIGSTGKTSPVTFRSAYNSVNNPPDYLIILDKGVIITRYSQDFKFPSLQFHQYGFAGPWGIFSSNDESYPEGRALLWLYAAIADYLNLFAHDGEGGIAPFTQQIAKDFPLTLKSDLSSAKTW; via the coding sequence ATGGCTAACAAAGTTGGCAAAATCGATTTGCCTGGCCTTTTCGAAGCCGAGCGCAAGCGTTTGATCAATGCGGTCAGTCAGGGCGACATTCTACACAAGACCAACAACCTTCGAGAGGCTGGCGCCAGGCTTGAGGCCGAGTTTCGGGACTTCTTGGGGAGTCGTGTGCCGCCACGGTTTCAAGTTCAAGCTGGTTACCTATTCGACGCCCAATCGACTTGCACGCCTCAGATCGATGCTATCGTCATTGACGGCGATCAGGCGCATGAAGTCATGCGTTCCGAAGGTGCGGTCTACGTTCCCTATCCGAGCGGTGTTGTAGTTGTCGAAATTAAGAATTCAGCAGGGGCGATAAAATCTAGCCTCGGACAGCTATCGAAAACGCTTACCGCCATTAAGGCCATGCAGAAGCTCGGTGCGGCCGCCCTCCAGGCCGCTGGGCGGCGAGGGCGCGCGGTCGCGCCAAGCGCGGTGATCACCGTTGGCGACAAGGTTGCAGCAATCTCGAAACCTGACCTCGCTGGTGGGCCGTTGTCAGTTCTTGTTATCGGCTCGACCGGGAAAACATCCCCTGTGACCTTTCGTTCGGCTTATAATTCTGTGAATAACCCTCCAGATTATCTTATAATATTAGATAAAGGGGTCATCATTACGCGCTATAGTCAGGATTTCAAATTTCCATCTCTTCAATTTCATCAATACGGTTTCGCTGGGCCTTGGGGAATATTTTCATCAAATGATGAATCTTATCCGGAAGGTCGCGCACTCTTGTGGCTCTACGCGGCAATCGCCGATTACTTGAATCTCTTTGCACACGATGGCGAAGGCGGCATTGCGCCGTTTACGCAGCAAATAGCAAAGGATTTTCCGCTTACGCTGAAGTCTGATCTATCATCCGCTAAAACGTGGTGA
- a CDS encoding glycine betaine ABC transporter substrate-binding protein, which translates to MNNGLLSLLPERLAWHVTLSAAALVLGLLIALPLGVLAARSPRLRWPALALAGLVQTIPSLALLALFYPLLLLLSNLAKGAFGHGFSALGFLPSLLALTLYSMLPILRNTVAGLTGVDPAVVEAARGVGMTDRQRLWRVELPLAAPVIMAGVRTAAVWTIGAATLSTPVGQTSLGDYIFSGLQTENWAMVLTGCVASALLALVVDQLLGLIERGTERRDRRLWGAGLAGLAVGLAVAVAPLAADLAPHPIRYVIGAKNFSEQYILAEVMADRLEGRGAQVTRKINLGSAVAYRALAAGEIDAYVDYSGTLWANVLGRKDNPGRAAVLDGLRAELKRRDGVVLLSPLGFENAYALAMRRDRAQALGIRTLADLAAKAPQLTMGGDLEFFSRPEWASVETTYGLRFKAKRQFQPTFMYRALGSGEADVISAFSSDGRIAADDLVVLGDPKGALPPYDAVLLIAPGRADDRKLRDALAGLDGAITVEAMQKANFAVDRDTGKVSPSEAARALETGLKR; encoded by the coding sequence GTGAATAACGGCCTGTTGTCCCTATTGCCCGAGCGCCTGGCCTGGCACGTCACCCTGTCGGCGGCGGCCCTGGTGCTCGGCCTGCTGATCGCCTTGCCGCTGGGCGTGCTGGCCGCCCGCAGTCCGCGCCTGCGCTGGCCGGCCCTGGCCCTGGCCGGGCTGGTGCAGACCATCCCCAGCCTGGCCCTGCTGGCCCTGTTCTATCCGCTGCTGCTGTTGCTCTCGAACCTGGCCAAGGGGGCGTTCGGTCACGGCTTCTCGGCCCTGGGCTTCCTGCCGTCGCTGCTGGCCCTGACCCTCTATTCGATGCTGCCGATCCTGCGGAACACCGTGGCCGGCCTGACGGGCGTCGACCCGGCGGTGGTCGAGGCGGCGCGGGGCGTGGGCATGACCGACCGCCAGCGGCTGTGGCGGGTGGAGCTGCCCCTGGCGGCGCCGGTGATCATGGCCGGGGTGCGCACGGCGGCGGTGTGGACCATCGGGGCGGCGACCCTGTCGACCCCCGTCGGCCAGACCTCGCTGGGCGACTACATCTTCTCGGGCCTGCAGACCGAGAACTGGGCGATGGTCCTGACCGGCTGCGTCGCCTCGGCCTTGCTGGCGCTGGTGGTCGATCAACTGCTGGGCCTGATCGAGCGCGGGACCGAGCGGCGGGACCGGCGACTGTGGGGCGCGGGCCTGGCCGGGCTGGCCGTGGGCCTGGCGGTCGCCGTCGCGCCGCTGGCGGCGGACCTGGCGCCGCATCCGATCCGTTACGTGATCGGGGCCAAGAACTTCTCCGAACAGTACATCCTGGCCGAGGTGATGGCCGACCGGCTGGAGGGGCGGGGGGCGCAGGTCACCCGCAAGATCAACCTGGGCTCGGCGGTCGCCTACCGCGCCTTGGCGGCCGGCGAGATCGACGCCTATGTCGACTATTCCGGCACCCTGTGGGCCAACGTCCTGGGCCGCAAGGACAACCCCGGTCGCGCCGCCGTTCTCGACGGTCTGCGCGCCGAGCTGAAGCGCCGCGACGGCGTGGTGCTGCTGTCGCCCCTGGGCTTCGAGAACGCCTACGCCCTGGCCATGCGCCGCGACCGCGCCCAGGCCCTGGGGATCCGCACCCTGGCCGATCTCGCCGCCAAGGCTCCGCAGCTGACCATGGGCGGCGACCTGGAGTTCTTCTCGCGCCCCGAATGGGCCAGCGTCGAGACGACCTACGGCCTGCGCTTCAAGGCCAAGCGTCAGTTCCAGCCGACGTTCATGTACCGCGCCCTGGGCTCGGGCGAGGCCGACGTGATCTCGGCCTTCTCCAGCGACGGCCGCATCGCCGCCGACGACCTGGTGGTGCTGGGCGACCCCAAGGGCGCGCTGCCGCCCTATGACGCGGTGCTGCTGATCGCGCCGGGTCGGGCGGACGA
- a CDS encoding ATP-binding cassette domain-containing protein, translating to MTDAIVLDQVRKAYDGQVVLQPTSLSIAQGQFVALVGGSGAGKTTLLKTINGLVAPDGGRVLIDGASTADLDGPTLRRRIGYVFQEVGLFPHLTVAENIGIGPTLLGWEPAMIAARTAELLDLVALPPAVATRRPAALSGGQRQRVGVARALAAKPSILLMDEPFGALDSVTRVALADDVRRLHDQLRLTTVMVTHDIAEAVLLADRIVVMSQGRVIADDTPRSLLAGHPDPAVEALMQAPRRQAVRMREIAGE from the coding sequence ATGACCGACGCCATCGTTCTGGACCAGGTGCGCAAGGCCTATGACGGCCAGGTGGTTCTCCAGCCCACCAGTCTCTCCATCGCTCAGGGCCAGTTCGTGGCCCTGGTCGGCGGATCGGGGGCGGGCAAGACCACCCTGCTCAAGACCATCAACGGCCTGGTCGCGCCCGACGGAGGTCGGGTGCTGATCGACGGGGCGTCGACCGCCGACCTGGACGGCCCGACCCTGCGCCGGCGGATCGGCTACGTGTTCCAGGAGGTGGGCCTGTTTCCGCACCTGACCGTGGCCGAGAACATCGGCATCGGCCCGACTCTACTGGGTTGGGAGCCGGCCATGATCGCCGCGCGGACCGCCGAACTGCTCGACTTGGTGGCCTTGCCGCCGGCGGTGGCGACGCGTCGTCCCGCCGCCCTGTCCGGCGGCCAGCGCCAGCGGGTGGGCGTGGCGCGGGCCCTGGCGGCCAAGCCATCGATCCTGCTGATGGACGAGCCGTTCGGAGCGCTGGACTCGGTGACCCGCGTGGCCCTGGCCGACGACGTGCGCCGCCTTCACGACCAACTGCGCCTGACCACCGTGATGGTCACCCACGACATCGCCGAGGCCGTGCTGCTGGCCGACCGCATCGTGGTGATGAGCCAGGGAAGGGTGATCGCCGACGACACGCCCCGATCGCTGCTGGCCGGCCATCCCGACCCGGCCGTCGAGGCCCTGATGCAGGCCCCGCGTCGCCAGGCCGTTCGCATGCGGGAGATCGCCGGTGAATAA
- a CDS encoding flagellar hook-basal body complex protein FliE gives MITALAAAKAYAAQGSMATPSLGGVGEAKKGMDFGAMVRSAMTDTLHQTRAAETKMAQQASGKAELIDVVTAISSAEASLDTVMAVRDQVISAYQEIMRMPI, from the coding sequence CGCGGCCGCCAAGGCCTATGCCGCCCAGGGTTCGATGGCGACGCCTTCGCTGGGCGGAGTCGGCGAGGCCAAGAAGGGCATGGACTTCGGCGCGATGGTGCGGTCGGCCATGACCGACACCCTGCACCAGACCCGCGCGGCCGAAACCAAGATGGCTCAGCAGGCGTCCGGCAAGGCCGAACTGATCGACGTCGTCACCGCCATCTCCTCGGCCGAGGCCAGCCTCGACACGGTGATGGCCGTGCGCGACCAGGTGATCTCGGCCTACCAGGAAATCATGCGGATGCCGATCTAG